One Sanguibacter keddieii DSM 10542 genomic window carries:
- a CDS encoding recombinase family protein: MNTLTERRCVLYARLSVTKEESVSIARQLDAGRKYAAARGWSVLGEFVDDGVSATANRPEERKGWSDLLAVSGFDAVVIWKVDRLARRVLDFLHADEALQERGAGLVAVEDPIDMTSPQGRAFAVMLAVFGEMEAEAIRSRVRAARAQILKAGRWPGGGMPYGFVSAQNPDGPGRILVKDPERIPWLTEAVARAIRGEPVNAIARWLTDEKAPMPIRSSIRVADGTRTWNRQTVDGLLRNPVLAGMTPYNPGRGRSGTRVDPLAVIRDERGEPVINESLAILTQEEFAHLQRTLDQRDVPQARKKDERVATSPLLSRVVVCHDCDVHLCRGTNQKKPVLCCPQCRQTMGRTALDPYLVRRLLTERGSQPLLGSTVRAQWHAAGSDEHARREILLSQVESLRVRRGVVGRYFDKDRVLLRWKPKVHA, from the coding sequence GGAAGAGTCCGTCTCGATCGCGCGTCAGCTCGATGCTGGACGCAAGTACGCGGCCGCTCGGGGCTGGTCGGTCCTCGGAGAGTTCGTCGACGATGGCGTCTCTGCGACCGCCAACCGACCCGAGGAGCGCAAGGGGTGGTCCGATCTCCTGGCAGTCAGCGGGTTCGATGCAGTCGTGATCTGGAAGGTGGATAGGCTCGCGAGGCGTGTCCTGGACTTCCTGCATGCTGACGAGGCCCTCCAAGAGCGTGGTGCCGGCTTGGTCGCGGTCGAGGACCCGATCGACATGACGAGCCCCCAGGGCCGGGCCTTCGCCGTCATGCTGGCCGTCTTTGGAGAGATGGAAGCGGAGGCGATCCGTTCAAGGGTTCGCGCGGCCCGCGCGCAGATCCTCAAGGCCGGGCGCTGGCCCGGCGGCGGGATGCCGTACGGTTTCGTCTCGGCCCAGAACCCGGACGGCCCAGGACGCATCCTCGTGAAGGATCCAGAGCGAATCCCTTGGCTGACGGAGGCTGTTGCTCGTGCGATCCGGGGAGAACCGGTCAACGCGATCGCGCGGTGGCTCACTGATGAGAAGGCGCCCATGCCGATCCGCTCGTCCATCAGAGTGGCCGACGGCACTCGGACCTGGAACCGACAGACCGTAGACGGGTTGTTGAGGAACCCAGTGCTCGCAGGCATGACCCCCTACAACCCAGGGCGTGGACGCAGCGGTACTCGTGTAGACCCTTTGGCTGTGATTCGCGACGAGCGCGGTGAGCCTGTCATCAACGAGTCACTTGCCATCCTGACGCAGGAGGAGTTCGCGCACCTCCAACGGACGCTCGACCAGCGGGACGTACCCCAGGCCCGGAAGAAGGATGAACGTGTCGCCACGAGTCCGCTGCTCTCCCGCGTGGTCGTCTGCCACGACTGTGACGTCCATCTGTGCCGGGGCACTAACCAGAAGAAGCCGGTCCTCTGCTGCCCCCAGTGCCGTCAGACGATGGGACGAACCGCTCTGGACCCGTATCTGGTGCGCCGACTTCTGACGGAGCGCGGGAGCCAGCCTCTGCTCGGCTCGACGGTCCGAGCGCAGTGGCATGCGGCGGGTTCAGACGAGCACGCTCGTCGAGAGATCCTGTTGAGCCAGGTCGAGAGTCTGCGGGTCCGGCGTGGTGTGGTGGGGCGCTACTTCGACAAGGACCGTGTCCTCCTGCGCTGGAAGCCGAAAGTCCATGCGTGA
- the drmA gene encoding DISARM system helicase DrmA, with protein MDGVTEAPADKATVRKEYELTYVPDGSSWTDRENLADILDRELLGPTHGADELLDAQPDALYLVGRIAPAKLVGRGGVTLAEDADQQSDADVVPAEAADLGRGVPVGVREEETAGSDDQGAEDVPLRRGLMIPASMGLRFQVSHEVTNVVVRASWGTYRSEETDEVTASGRPRRKYRRTPHEHRVTVPVASLTPGNTEDFVLEDDILIRVDVIDYDGKRIVEAALCNDRETPRTIPTDAWLYQTCLYVEADVNESETDVFLPVTDLMLEDRLDEDPELARLDLQYRDRLEFAVGRTCSVDWTVAKGARRATQVRTTWLPTSETPQTQAREIDGALLDMMTLSTAAAEDLEAGLRPIVANYVEWLEGQKSRIAELPAHLKDVASGALQDAGLVATQLAAGLDFLVSDIEAQQCFRFMNRVMADQRVQSQVAELRSSNPKLSLVEAREQVLARGVRAHSWRTFQLAFVLMQIEVLSTPGMVRRSSVGARAELLFFPTGGGKTEAYLGLAAYTFATRRRQGVIDGADGRIDGTAGVAVLMRYTLRLLTAQQFQRATALVCAAEMARRDDESTWGREPFRIGLWVGTAVSPKRYDEAARQLAEANDGRKYGLTVLQLQRCPWCGTPIEPKHVKGDDNARRIRVFCGDTFGGCPFSEGAVGGDEGLPVLTVDEEIYRLVPSFVIATVDKFARLAREGEAASLFGYVRRRCERHGYVHDDYRECLKGANGKHPGKAGAPSATVRPADRLRPPDLIIQDELHLITGALGTAVGVFELAVDVLTTWRNAQGEAIRPLVVASTATVRNAAEQIKALYGRGVTIFPPQVLDVSDTFFSRELEVSRDTPGRRYVGVSTTGVRLTSAEIVLASTLLSAGQVLLDQGISPPSGKPVSADPYMTLVGYFNATRELAGMARYIADDVQTAVKKRRPGKFFPLRYGTSPAGIHVAELTSRVASSDITATLDQMSTGFEPAWDSSAGRAEWTRSARSARESSQRFAYREANPFDVVLATSMLQVGVDVTRLGLMLMVGQPKNTAEYIQASSRVGRDASRPGLVVTLGNWARPRDLAHFEQFRHYHETFYSQVEPLSVTPYSYTSIERSLDGVLVSAARVMDAVREDGLSAEQHAWHVDEARGRLDELIAQIVERAKVAGGEPAAHAVKERLENRVGTWSKRREFVQKKQHTLVYEKVPNGKEGELSPLLLSPEKSRADVSLHDHAPFVVANSMREVQPEINLLVSPKSLMSWEVMNVPREWSSMPDTDAEATDD; from the coding sequence GTGGACGGAGTGACGGAAGCACCAGCGGACAAAGCCACAGTCCGCAAGGAGTACGAGCTGACCTACGTTCCTGACGGCTCTTCGTGGACCGACCGTGAGAACTTGGCGGACATCCTCGATCGAGAGCTTCTCGGCCCGACTCACGGCGCTGACGAACTACTTGACGCGCAGCCGGACGCTCTCTACCTCGTCGGACGCATCGCTCCGGCCAAGCTCGTGGGCAGGGGCGGCGTCACACTGGCCGAGGACGCCGACCAGCAGTCCGACGCGGACGTCGTCCCCGCTGAAGCCGCGGACCTTGGGCGTGGTGTCCCGGTCGGGGTGCGCGAAGAAGAGACAGCGGGGTCGGATGATCAAGGAGCCGAGGATGTGCCGCTGCGACGAGGACTGATGATCCCGGCGTCGATGGGCCTCCGTTTCCAGGTCTCTCACGAGGTGACGAACGTCGTTGTGCGGGCATCGTGGGGGACGTACCGCTCCGAGGAGACCGATGAAGTGACTGCGTCGGGACGGCCCAGGCGAAAATACCGTCGCACTCCTCACGAGCATCGGGTCACTGTGCCCGTCGCTTCGCTGACACCTGGGAACACGGAAGACTTCGTGCTGGAGGACGACATCCTGATCCGGGTCGACGTCATCGACTACGACGGCAAGCGGATCGTCGAGGCCGCCCTGTGCAACGACCGCGAGACACCCCGGACGATTCCGACAGACGCCTGGCTCTACCAGACGTGCCTCTACGTCGAGGCAGACGTGAACGAGTCTGAGACGGACGTCTTCCTGCCCGTGACTGACCTCATGCTCGAGGACCGCCTCGACGAGGACCCTGAGCTGGCACGACTGGACCTCCAGTACCGCGACCGTCTCGAGTTCGCCGTCGGGCGTACATGCTCGGTGGACTGGACGGTGGCCAAGGGCGCGCGCCGGGCCACCCAGGTGCGCACCACCTGGCTCCCCACCTCCGAGACACCTCAGACTCAGGCACGCGAGATCGACGGTGCACTGCTGGACATGATGACGCTGTCCACCGCAGCGGCTGAGGACCTCGAGGCAGGACTGCGGCCAATCGTCGCCAATTACGTCGAGTGGTTGGAAGGGCAGAAGTCGAGAATCGCTGAGCTGCCCGCTCACCTGAAGGATGTTGCATCCGGCGCTCTGCAAGACGCGGGACTGGTGGCGACCCAGCTTGCCGCGGGCCTCGATTTCCTGGTGAGCGACATCGAGGCGCAGCAGTGCTTCCGCTTCATGAACCGGGTCATGGCTGACCAGCGCGTCCAGTCGCAGGTAGCAGAGCTCCGGTCTTCAAACCCCAAGCTGTCCTTGGTCGAGGCCCGTGAGCAGGTGCTCGCGCGAGGCGTGCGCGCCCACTCGTGGCGTACCTTCCAGCTTGCCTTTGTCCTGATGCAGATCGAGGTGCTGTCGACACCCGGGATGGTGCGACGCTCCTCGGTGGGAGCCCGGGCCGAGCTCCTGTTTTTCCCGACCGGAGGTGGAAAGACAGAGGCATACCTGGGCCTCGCTGCGTACACGTTCGCCACGCGCCGCCGCCAGGGTGTCATCGATGGAGCTGACGGTCGGATCGACGGAACCGCCGGAGTTGCCGTCCTCATGCGTTACACGCTGCGACTTCTGACCGCGCAGCAGTTTCAGCGTGCGACGGCACTCGTGTGTGCCGCGGAGATGGCCCGGCGTGATGACGAGTCAACCTGGGGTCGAGAACCGTTCCGCATCGGTCTATGGGTCGGGACAGCGGTCTCTCCCAAGCGCTACGACGAGGCTGCCCGACAGCTCGCCGAGGCGAACGACGGCCGGAAGTACGGCTTGACGGTCCTGCAGCTTCAGCGCTGTCCCTGGTGCGGAACGCCTATCGAACCCAAGCACGTGAAGGGCGACGACAACGCTCGGAGGATTCGCGTCTTCTGTGGCGACACTTTCGGTGGCTGTCCGTTCTCGGAAGGCGCCGTCGGTGGGGACGAGGGGCTGCCAGTCCTGACAGTTGATGAGGAGATCTATCGTCTTGTGCCCTCGTTCGTCATCGCGACCGTCGACAAGTTCGCACGTCTCGCCAGAGAGGGTGAGGCTGCGTCACTCTTCGGGTACGTTCGACGCCGATGTGAACGGCATGGATACGTCCATGATGACTACCGCGAGTGTCTCAAGGGTGCGAACGGCAAGCATCCAGGCAAGGCAGGTGCGCCTAGCGCGACCGTGCGGCCTGCGGACCGCTTGCGGCCACCGGACCTCATCATCCAAGACGAGCTGCACTTGATCACCGGTGCACTGGGCACGGCCGTCGGTGTCTTCGAGCTCGCGGTCGACGTCCTCACTACGTGGAGGAACGCGCAAGGCGAGGCGATTCGTCCGCTCGTCGTGGCCTCCACTGCGACTGTGCGCAATGCTGCGGAGCAGATCAAGGCCTTGTACGGGCGGGGGGTGACGATCTTCCCGCCGCAAGTGCTCGACGTGTCCGACACCTTCTTCTCTCGGGAGCTTGAGGTCAGCCGCGACACACCGGGGCGCCGTTATGTCGGTGTCTCAACCACCGGAGTGCGGCTGACGTCTGCAGAGATCGTCCTCGCATCGACCCTGCTCTCCGCGGGACAGGTGCTGCTTGACCAGGGGATCAGTCCACCGTCCGGAAAGCCGGTGAGTGCTGACCCGTACATGACGCTGGTCGGGTACTTCAACGCGACTCGTGAGCTGGCCGGTATGGCGCGGTACATCGCCGACGACGTCCAGACCGCCGTGAAGAAGCGTCGACCGGGGAAGTTCTTCCCGCTGCGGTATGGGACAAGCCCCGCTGGGATTCACGTGGCAGAGCTCACCTCCCGAGTCGCATCGAGCGACATCACCGCGACTCTCGATCAGATGAGCACGGGCTTCGAGCCTGCGTGGGACTCCAGTGCTGGGCGTGCCGAGTGGACGAGGTCGGCACGGTCTGCGCGTGAATCGAGTCAACGGTTCGCGTACCGCGAGGCGAACCCGTTCGACGTGGTCCTCGCGACATCGATGCTCCAGGTCGGCGTCGACGTGACCCGACTCGGCCTGATGCTGATGGTCGGGCAACCGAAGAACACTGCGGAGTACATCCAGGCGTCCTCCCGCGTCGGGCGCGACGCCTCGCGCCCTGGTCTGGTCGTGACATTGGGCAACTGGGCGCGTCCGCGCGATCTGGCTCACTTCGAGCAGTTTCGGCACTATCACGAGACGTTCTACTCGCAGGTGGAGCCGCTGTCGGTCACGCCGTACTCGTACACCTCGATCGAAAGGTCTCTTGACGGCGTGCTCGTGTCCGCGGCGCGCGTCATGGACGCTGTTCGGGAAGACGGTCTCTCCGCGGAGCAGCATGCCTGGCATGTGGACGAGGCCAGAGGGCGGCTCGACGAGCTGATCGCCCAGATCGTGGAGCGAGCGAAGGTGGCCGGTGGCGAACCTGCCGCGCACGCTGTCAAAGAGCGGCTGGAGAACCGAGTGGGCACATGGTCGAAGCGGCGGGAGTTCGTGCAGAAGAAGCAGCACACACTGGTCTACGAGAAGGTGCCGAACGGCAAAGAGGGGGAGCTCTCGCCGCTCTTGCTCTCGCCAGAGAAGTCCCGTGCTGACGTGAGCCTCCATGACCACGCGCCGTTCGTGGTCGCGAACTCGATGCGTGAGGTGCAACCCGAGATCAATCTCCTGGTGTCGCCGAAGAGCCTCATGTCATGGGAAGTCATGAACGTGCCGCGGGAGTGGAGCTCGATGCCAGACACGGACGCGGAGGCTACAGATGACTGA